The following DNA comes from Rhipicephalus microplus isolate Deutch F79 chromosome 6, USDA_Rmic, whole genome shotgun sequence.
GCAATTTTATTTAATGCACTTAGTAAGTGCCCTAGTATCTGACTTTACTGTCTGAGAAAAGCGGAGCAAAAGTAAAATAATCCCCATAAATCAGCCGTTAAGACATGTTGCCTACGAAACTATGATTTTGCTGAAGTGGACTGTTCCATGCCTGCCTTTTGGCGCTTCTGATTTCGTGTGTTGTGATTGCCAACCCTAGTTGATATTGTAGTGTATTTTCTAGGTGTGTTCGCAATATTCTTGAAGTGAACAACAACCATCAGTATACGTTTTATACAAGATCGCTTAATCATTCACGGATCGACTTCCCGTAAAAGTGGAATAAAACTTGTTGCTGATTGAGAAAGTTAAAACAATTGTTGGTGGCTGATCAACTGATGCATCTATACTACCTCTTGCAGCGCACCTTACAGAGGAACTTCGGAATTGTCACGGCCCGGAGCTCAGTAGCAATGAAGCGTTCAACACGGTATGAAGGACAATATATATAATGATAataagaaaataataattaaattCGTATTCTGACGCCTATAAACGATGataagaatatgagagacaccgtattgaagggctcaagaaatttcgaccatctggcatactttaacgtgcactgacaacaCGCAGTACATGGTCGTCAAGATTTTCATCTGCACCTAAATGTGGTGGCGGGGATGAAATTcacgaccttcgggtgagcagacAAGAATCTCACGAAGAACGTGACTTAACTGAAAGATGATCGCCAGTCTGTTAGTAAGAATATAGGGTTTATTGACTTGTAAGTTGTGTTGGGAGAGGGAAGGAGGATTGCTTAAGGGGTGAAGCACCTTAGGGTATAGGCTTGTCTGTTATGCATTGTACAATGTATACAATTATACGCTATGACGATGAGGCTGATTACGATGAACAATAAGCTCATTAGCACATGCACAGCACatacaaggtacccactatacgccatgacgaGGACCCTGTTCACGATGATGAATAAGAACGTTAGCACGTTGAAGGTACccgatgacgatgatgaccaAGGAACATTTTCCTTCTGCCATGAATGAGAGTGAACGTTAAACACGGTAAGGGGTGATGCTCTCCATGTTGCATTTTGTTTGTCTGGAAACGACCGACAACCACCAGGAAACCATGCATAAACTTTCTCTTTGCCAACTTCAGAGTAGATTCAATAAAAGAATCATTGGCTTTACATTTCACGAACCACAAAACAGTCCACAACACTACACTTCATTTATGACCAATAGACACGGTAGTAACTCAGCACCACAGCTTCACTCAATAACCTGCATGAGTGGTCCATGTCACGGTTTATTTACGGTAACTCCAATTGATCACACTGCTTCGCTCAttcatcatcattaacttcgtATAGATTCTATGATTTTTCAATATGGCAGTTTACTTCGAGTTACTCTCTTCAGATAAGGCAGGTGTCTCAAAGAAGCGGCCCACGAGCCAGATGCGGGACGCGAACATCTTGCTTGCGGTCCGCATATCACTGTCTTcataccacatttttttttcaatttttataatAAGCAAACTTGGTATCTACACAGCCTGGGTTGATGGGTAATACGCATGTATGTGCTAGAGTTTAACGTTTTTGCTCTGTGAAGGCAATGAAGATCTCAACTGTTACAGAGTGTTGGTTCATTACTTCTCAGCCAGGTTAATGAGCGCAAGCACAGGTTCTTTTATGCTCCAGTATTGAAAACCTCCTTTTATATATTTGGCTGGCTCTTGCAACACCAACAATATTTGCGCTTTTGGCAAGTACACTGTACAAAAAAGTGTATGACAGTTCACTTGAAACGTTGTACTGCATTGATTGACACTAAATACTCCTACTAAATACATTCTGATGCCATTGATTAGGACAAAGTTTTAAGTTGGTCAACGACATTCTTCCATGAATTTCACAGGTAAGCATACTAAATACGAGTTGCCTGACAAaaaattcatccactgttgttagTCGAATTTTAAGAGAAGTTAGTAAAGCTGTGGCTGTTTTAATTTGCAGTAATATTTTCACACTGTCTAGAATTATATTCGTCACGTTTCTCTTGGTTCAATGAATAATCGTAACGGTATATTTGCTAACCTGGCTTTGGTTAAAGGTAGCTATAGTGGAACAATGAATCAGGCTAGATTGTTAAATTGCACTATTGGAACTCTAATGTCATTATTTTCACCACCAGAGGTTACAAGAGAAGTACAGGAAAAAATCAAAGCGAACAATCTATATTTTATTTCCTCGTCGAAATTTCTACATGTGCGATCGCAGATTTAATAGCTTAGTTCTCGTGCTTTGATGAGATTGCGTGAACTGTTAACTCTATAGAACCCCCACCCCCTCCGCCGAAGGTCAatgcatatattttatttttgctgACAGAAATTTTGAGGTGGTGCCAACACCGGTAATTTATTTCGGCCCATTTTCGCACTTACCGTGCGTCTTCCCGAGGCAAGCAGTGATTTTGTAAATGTAAAGTAGTCATTtaaaagtagaaaaaaattgttttactCTTCGGTGTTCCCTTAAAGAAAGCTTGCTGTCATACCACTTCAGGCGTCTGTGAGCGAATGATAAATTTTAGGAAATTTCTTCCAAAGACTTTTCTTTTAACTCGGGCAAATTTTAATTTTTCAGCTTTCGGAATTCAGCAAGAGGTACGAGGAGTATTGCGCACGTAAGATAGCACCCCAGATGTCCGTCTCCGAACTGCACGTGCACAGATGCGCGGACAAGCAGTTTAACAGATTGGTAAGTactcctacccccccccccataaaaaaacaagaaaaaaactagTTATGAATACTACTTCCTAGGCTAAGCTCAATAGAAAAACGGTTTCAACCTCCAAAAGTTCTATTTGTGTGATAATGTATTTTCTGTGGCAGTTTTACAGATGCTGGGCGGATATGTTAAGTTCAGACTATTCATTGGTAAGTGCTTCACTTCAAACGTCATATTTAAAAATTAAATGTCTTGTGCAGagtaaaagacaaaaaaaacctGGTGTTTTTTTAGAAGGAATCCAGTTGAATGATTTTCATGCTTGTACATTTCCGTTAAGGATCTGACCCAGACTATGTGCACTAACAAGTGTCAGTGTTTTTGGCGCATTGCAAAATGTTTCAGTTTAAGACAATTTTTATTAAACGTGACATCTAGTTCGTAAATGGAAATGGAACCAGAAAGCAACATGATTTACCGGATGTCATAATGCATAAATTGTTCCAAGCAGCTTTGTAGATTCAAACGGTAAAGTGTTACCAAAAATGCCGTTACAGTGAAAGAAATATTCGGTAAAGAATGGCGCAGAATGATTCAGTGCTGTTGTGTACAGTTGCTAATCCTCTGAAGGTGAAGCAATTATTTTATTTCTTGCTACCTGGGAGGAAGAGTAGTTTAAAATTTTGTTTATTATCAAAGTAAACTGCCGAAATATCCTCTATGCTATGACCAAGTGCTGCAAGACATTACCTTCCCTCATGAAGGCACCTGCGGACCCCCATGATTTCAGTTATGTTTATGATGCGTGATATTGCTTAATAAGACCATCGTGACTAAACGGCCGGTCACTACATTATAGGACACATACTATTTATTCAACTTTTAATCTTACAGAATTCAGCGGGCGTTGACAATCATGACTTGGCTGTATTCAAGAAATCACTGGTGAGTTTCCACCACTTTCAAATATATCGATATGTACGTGAACGATGTCAGTTAGTTGGAATATGGTTTTATTTTGGGTTATGTCATGTGAACTTCTCAAACTGCCTCCAAAGCTTTGTAGAACAACCATGAAGTACTTGCATCGGTGGCTTCCAACAAATTGTGTGCTGTACAATACTAATACCTTAGGAGAACATTGATTGCGTTTTAATAATTGCGAACCTTTTTTTTCAGGATTGCCAGTTTCACGTTCTCGAAATTGAGCCATAATGAGCAATTTTtttcccatggcaagttatctcaCGGCCAAGAACAAATCACCCTTCATCATTTGAGGAACATCTTAATAAATGCGTTGCTGCACATGTCTTGTGACAATTATAAAAGAAAAACCGCCATATAAAGTTCGAAACGAATACGTATGCTTTTCAACACTTTGAACGTAGCATTGTTATTTACAGGAGAGTTGTACAATACGACTGGGCTGTCGAAACTTAATTATGGCAGAAAGACGTGATAACACAGTCTTGCAACTCCAATGTTGAAATTAAACGCTTCGGCGATCAGCTCCCTCTGATGAAAACAGAAATCCTTAAAATAAAGTTGGCACTTCTGAATGCTTTGCAAATGTAGCTGAAAGAAAACGTGATCCAAAATGAAGTGATAGATATTTTGGCCTCCTGGCGCTTATTCCTGCTTCATATATCTCTTTTTCCGGACAGTCTAACATCAATTATTACAACGTTTCCATGCCTTCATTACTTCAGTACTCTGTCCAAGATGCAGGGTTGCTGTGCGTGTATTTTTTAGCCAACGTGTAACGTTGTCTGTAAGTGCTAAGAAAAAAGTCCATAAAGTTACGCTAAAAGCCTTACTCAAGAAAATAATCATCCGTGTAAGTTCTACAGACGTCCCTTTATTCACTTTTTGCAGTGAGCATTTAAAACTCTTTCATTAAGCCAATTTGGTGAGATGCCAACCAGGTGAAATTCAGTTGGTACAAAAAGTATGGTACAACCACTATGAAGCAGCACCTCCTCGTTGAAtagaaaatttcaaacacactgGTCGCAAAAATATGTAAATGATTAGAACAAATTACATGATACATTTCACGGACAATAAGCAATAAACGGTTCTTTTATATCTTCGGTACTTGGCTTACTTTGCGATCATTATAACTACAGCACGGTAAAGTCACTATTGCTCACAATGATGTTAGGTAGTTGGCTTACTTTGCAATCATTATAACTGCAGCACGGTAAAGTAACAATTCCTCACAATGCGAAACCTTCGTGTACGTTTGATCATCACAAGCTGCTTCATTTCTTCGTGTTTGGTGTCATGTAATACTCAAAACTGGCTGAGTAGCACGTAGGTGAACTGAAACTGCTAGAGTGGTGTACGATTTCTTACGAAAGACATCATTTTATTCGAAAATGcttcaaacagaaaaaaatggcagcatattcacggagtgaaggatggaaagtggggagaagcattcgtccgtctatgcgtccgtccgtgtgaccgtacatgcgtctgttcgtgcgcccgtccctgcgttcgttcatgcatccgcccctgcgtccgttcatgcgtccatccatgcatctgtctgtgtgtccgttcgtccatctattcaacattccatgccccaccatctcgcatctttttatcatatattccccatatagaatcaccgccattcagtggacactccaaggactaaacgagaggtggcacacgcacactttcgtacggcttgtgctgcgggtctacttcccacattcaaccaccttgagttcatggtttatactagttcactgtgttcatggcactgcggcccaatgctcgctaaacctttctaaaaccaaggaggttacgcccagcgagtataacgtagcaaccttttcctgtcagatagtgctcaatgtacatgccagtggctgctaatgtgaaatgggagacaggaggattcagcttttaatttcttacggtttgcgcttcgtatctgcttcccccctttaaccacctcgaattcattcatggtatatactagttcattgtattcatggccctgcggctcaacgctcgctaaacctttctaaaactaaggaggttacacccagtgagtataatgtagcaaccctttcttgtccgatagtgctcagtgtacatgccaatggctgctaatggggattgcagcgtgcgcgttgactaaaagccgaatgctcctgtctctcattccccatttgcagtcattggcatgtacattgagcactattttttattgttaaacaacgcacagaagaattctctcaccggcaccaccttggagatcaaatgttatacctatttcgggtatgtgctactggtggttacgttctacgagggacgcacaagccacgccataagaagcttcgcccctaaaagaactaTTTATAAAGCTATAGAAAACGCTTGCTTGGAGATT
Coding sequences within:
- the LOC119167441 gene encoding uncharacterized protein LOC119167441; the protein is MQLLLPQAILSAVALVATAQIPLCPYHAHLTEELRNCHGPELSSNEAFNTLSEFSKRYEEYCARKIAPQMSVSELHVHRCADKQFNRLFYRCWADMLSSDYSLNSAGVDNHDLAVFKKSLDCQFHVLEIEP